A stretch of the Rhizomicrobium sp. genome encodes the following:
- the gyrB gene encoding DNA topoisomerase (ATP-hydrolyzing) subunit B produces MSGDGNMQAGNEPGKDAVEYGADSIKVLKGLDAVRKRPGMYIGDTDDGSGLHHMVYEVVDNAIDEALAGFATSVNVTLNADGSVTVRDNGRGIPTGIHEGEGVSAAEVIMTQLHAGGKFEQNAYKVSGGLHGVGVSVVNALSEFLDLRIWREGKEHYMRFRHGEPEAPLRVVAENNQARGTEVTFLPSPQTFTKTEFDFATLEHRLRELAFLNSGVTIVLADKRGVEPKETVLHYEGGLKAFVQYLDRAKTSLISAPIMIIAERDGMTVEVALTWNDSYHESMLCFTNNIPQKDGGTHLAGFRAALTRVVTKYADEMSSAKKDKVPLTGDDCREGLTCVLSVKVPDPKFSSQTKEKLVSSEVRPVVESVVIDQLGRWLEEHPGEAKAMVGKVLEAALAREAARKARELTRRKGVLDGASLPGKLADCQERDPAKCEIFIVEGDSAGGSAKQARNRENQAVLPLRGKILNIERVRFDRMLTSDSIVSLITALGTGIGREEFNPDKLRYHKIIIMTDADVDGAHIRTLLLTFLYRQMPELIDRGHVYIAQPPLYKAARGKTERYLKDQAEYDDYIISEGSEGAVLVLHNGETLAGADFDAVVAKARSAVAALNGFPQHYPRFVLEQAAIAGALNPEVLADPERARTTAAYIAKRLDLLSDEFERDWHGEPTPDGGLKFWREVRGVREAVALDGHLIDSADARKLDRMAADLQLTYLKAGQIKRKDETVDVHAPSGLIDAVLEWGRKGLSLQRYKGLGEMNPEQLWETTLDENARTLLRVKIEHVDEADDLFTKLMGEVVEPRRLFIQDNALNAALDV; encoded by the coding sequence ATGTCGGGCGACGGCAACATGCAGGCCGGCAACGAGCCGGGCAAAGACGCGGTCGAATACGGCGCCGACAGCATCAAGGTGCTCAAGGGCCTCGACGCCGTGCGCAAGCGGCCGGGCATGTATATCGGCGACACCGATGACGGCTCGGGCCTGCACCACATGGTCTACGAAGTCGTCGACAACGCGATCGACGAGGCGCTGGCCGGCTTTGCCACAAGCGTGAACGTCACGCTGAACGCCGACGGCTCGGTCACCGTGCGCGACAATGGCCGCGGCATCCCGACCGGCATCCATGAGGGCGAAGGCGTCTCGGCAGCCGAAGTCATCATGACCCAGCTCCACGCCGGCGGTAAGTTCGAGCAGAACGCCTACAAGGTCTCGGGCGGCCTGCACGGCGTCGGCGTCTCGGTGGTGAATGCGCTCAGCGAGTTTCTCGACCTGCGGATCTGGCGCGAGGGCAAGGAGCACTATATGCGCTTCCGCCACGGCGAGCCCGAGGCCCCCTTGCGCGTGGTCGCGGAGAACAACCAGGCCCGCGGCACGGAAGTGACCTTCCTGCCCTCGCCGCAGACCTTCACCAAGACGGAGTTCGACTTCGCGACGCTGGAGCACCGGCTGCGCGAGCTCGCCTTCCTGAATTCCGGCGTGACCATCGTTCTGGCGGACAAGCGCGGCGTCGAGCCGAAGGAGACCGTGCTGCACTACGAGGGCGGGCTCAAAGCGTTCGTGCAATATCTCGACCGCGCCAAGACCTCGCTGATTTCCGCGCCGATCATGATCATCGCGGAACGCGACGGCATGACGGTGGAGGTCGCGCTGACCTGGAACGACAGCTATCACGAGAGCATGCTGTGCTTCACCAACAACATCCCGCAGAAGGACGGCGGCACGCATCTGGCCGGCTTCCGTGCCGCGCTGACGCGCGTGGTGACGAAGTATGCCGACGAGATGTCGAGCGCCAAGAAGGACAAGGTGCCGCTGACCGGCGACGATTGCCGCGAGGGGCTGACCTGCGTGCTGTCGGTGAAGGTGCCGGATCCGAAATTCTCCTCGCAGACCAAGGAGAAGCTGGTCTCTTCGGAAGTGCGGCCCGTGGTCGAGAGCGTCGTCATCGACCAGCTCGGGCGCTGGCTCGAAGAACATCCCGGCGAAGCCAAGGCGATGGTCGGCAAGGTGCTGGAGGCGGCGCTGGCGCGCGAAGCGGCGCGCAAGGCGCGTGAGCTGACGCGGCGCAAGGGCGTGCTGGACGGCGCCTCGCTGCCCGGCAAGCTCGCCGACTGCCAGGAGCGCGACCCGGCCAAGTGCGAGATCTTCATCGTCGAGGGCGACAGCGCCGGCGGCAGCGCCAAGCAAGCGCGCAATCGCGAGAACCAGGCCGTGCTGCCGCTGCGCGGCAAGATCCTGAACATCGAGCGGGTGCGTTTCGACCGCATGCTGACCAGCGACTCCATCGTGTCGCTGATCACCGCGCTCGGCACCGGGATCGGCCGGGAAGAGTTCAATCCCGACAAGCTGCGCTACCACAAGATCATCATCATGACCGACGCCGATGTCGACGGCGCGCATATCCGCACGCTGCTGCTGACGTTCCTGTATCGCCAGATGCCGGAGCTGATCGACCGCGGCCATGTCTACATCGCGCAGCCGCCGCTCTACAAAGCGGCGCGCGGCAAGACGGAGCGCTACCTCAAGGACCAGGCGGAATACGACGACTACATCATCTCCGAAGGCTCGGAAGGGGCCGTGCTCGTGCTGCACAATGGCGAGACGCTGGCCGGCGCCGATTTCGATGCGGTGGTGGCAAAGGCGCGCAGCGCGGTGGCGGCGCTGAACGGCTTTCCGCAGCATTATCCGCGGTTCGTGCTGGAACAGGCGGCGATCGCGGGTGCGCTCAATCCGGAGGTGCTGGCGGATCCCGAGCGCGCGAGGACGACGGCAGCCTATATCGCGAAGCGGCTGGACCTTCTTTCGGATGAATTCGAGCGCGATTGGCATGGCGAGCCGACGCCCGATGGCGGGCTGAAGTTCTGGCGCGAGGTGCGCGGCGTGCGCGAGGCGGTGGCGCTCGACGGGCACCTGATCGACAGCGCCGATGCGCGCAAGCTCGACCGGATGGCCGCCGACCTGCAGCTGACCTATCTCAAAGCGGGGCAGATCAAGCGCAAGGACGAGACCGTCGACGTCCATGCCCCGAGCGGGCTGATCGACGCGGTGCTCGAATGGGGCCGCAAGGGCCTGTCGCTGCAGCGCTACAAAGGCCTGGGCGAGATGAATCCCGAGCAGCTATGGGAGACCACGCTGGACGAGAATGCCCGTACGCTGCTGCGCGTGAAGATCGAGCATGTCGACGAGGCGGACGATCTCTTCACCAAGCTGATGGGCGAAGTGGTCGAGCCGCGCCGTCTGTTCATCCAGGACAATGCGCTCAACGCGGCCCTGGACGTCTAG
- a CDS encoding SH3 domain-containing protein has protein sequence MGFRLSRASLFPGVRLNINGGGISTTLGLRQECNVGIARSAKSRTAGRAPATALLLDIEDEVAVATADASTSVGLFALHNLLDKALRRRAELCAALLRAEQHEHRARFALSAAQRFLLRLAFRRRLATIARKAFEARKTCERLNGELAACVIDVDFGLGAKAMETFDILVDAFAALGRSDGVWDVTAAAALERQARPGAKMPRTPVAFAAEGLDIVRSDARALRLPSAQGTTLIIYPTVAILWRGTDDFVLFDARDIRLAISAHSVCEDGVVPDDAELTGHTWKVANRDGSRDRSAPRNRQIPILRYGSIALRSEAGGDVNYLVSSYALAGRFRGAWYEFRSRLRTAQDVAPWRMPEPTTTEDFTPPESFVAPVPAVSLFADGFTLGLCALILVAALAWRAVPVKEIAPQSSTATAAAVPAGKREVVLVMEDAAIIRAAPDEASAILARARFGDIFEFYARRGAWLQLGHKQPLGWVRASQVSLPAP, from the coding sequence ATGGGATTTCGCCTCTCGCGGGCAAGTCTGTTTCCTGGCGTAAGGCTGAACATCAACGGTGGCGGCATCAGCACGACGCTCGGCCTGCGCCAGGAGTGCAACGTCGGCATCGCGCGTTCCGCCAAGTCTCGCACCGCCGGCCGCGCCCCGGCGACGGCGCTGCTGCTCGACATTGAGGACGAGGTCGCCGTCGCGACCGCCGACGCCTCGACGAGCGTCGGACTTTTCGCGCTGCACAACCTGCTCGACAAGGCGCTGCGCCGGCGCGCCGAGCTGTGCGCGGCGCTCTTGCGCGCGGAGCAGCATGAGCACCGCGCCCGTTTCGCCTTGTCGGCGGCGCAACGCTTTCTCCTGCGCCTTGCCTTCCGCCGCCGGCTCGCCACGATCGCCCGCAAAGCGTTCGAGGCGCGCAAGACCTGCGAGCGTCTGAACGGCGAGCTCGCCGCCTGCGTGATCGACGTCGATTTCGGGCTCGGGGCCAAGGCGATGGAGACGTTCGACATCCTGGTCGACGCCTTCGCGGCCTTGGGGCGGAGCGACGGCGTATGGGACGTCACGGCGGCGGCGGCGCTGGAGCGCCAGGCAAGGCCGGGTGCGAAGATGCCGCGGACGCCGGTTGCCTTCGCCGCCGAAGGCCTCGACATCGTGCGCAGCGACGCCAGGGCGTTGCGGCTGCCGAGCGCGCAAGGCACGACCCTGATCATCTATCCCACGGTCGCGATCCTGTGGCGCGGCACGGACGACTTCGTGCTGTTCGACGCGCGCGACATCCGCCTCGCGATCTCGGCGCACAGCGTCTGCGAGGACGGCGTCGTGCCGGACGACGCGGAGCTGACGGGCCATACCTGGAAGGTCGCCAATCGCGACGGCTCGCGCGACCGCAGCGCCCCTCGCAATCGGCAGATTCCCATCCTGCGTTATGGCAGCATCGCGCTTCGCAGCGAAGCCGGCGGCGACGTGAACTACCTCGTCAGCAGCTATGCGCTGGCGGGCCGTTTCCGCGGCGCCTGGTATGAATTCCGGTCCAGGCTGCGCACCGCGCAGGATGTCGCGCCCTGGCGCATGCCCGAGCCGACCACCACCGAAGACTTTACGCCACCGGAAAGCTTCGTCGCGCCCGTTCCCGCGGTGTCGCTGTTCGCCGATGGATTCACGCTCGGCTTGTGCGCGCTGATCCTTGTCGCCGCGCTCGCCTGGCGTGCGGTGCCTGTGAAGGAGATCGCGCCGCAGTCGTCGACCGCAACCGCCGCGGCCGTGCCGGCGGGGAAACGCGAGGTCGTCCTGGTGATGGAGGACGCCGCGATCATCCGGGCCGCGCCGGACGAAGCTTCGGCCATTCTCGCCCGCGCCAGATTCGGCGACATCTTCGAGTTCTATGCGCGGCGCGGAGCCTGGCTACAGCTCGGCCACAAGCAGCCGCTCGGCTGGGTGCGCGCATCGCAGGTTTCGCTGCCGGCACCGTGA